The nucleotide sequence gctgctttttaaaaacaaagtctATTTCTGCTCAGAGATTTGTTTCCACCTGCCGTCCACACGTTACTGCTGCGTCACTGTGTGGTTTCATCCTAACTGGATGTGTGTTCTCACCTCCAGGGCTACAACTGGGGCCATGATAAGAACGTGGTGACCATCTTTAGTGCTCCAAACTACTGCTACCGCTGTGGAAACCAGGCAGCCATCATGGAACTGGACGACACTCTGAAATACTCTTTGTAAGTACAGAGACGTTAAATCTGCTGCTCCGCGCGTCGTCTGTTCCTCTCAGGTGTTTTAACTGAGTGACTCCATCAATAACAAACgccttcttctctcctcagcCTTCAGTTTGACCCCGCCCCTCGCCGCGGCGAGCCCCACGTGACCAGACGCACTCCTGACTACTTCCTGTGAATGTCCAAAGCCATCCCTGTCAATCATCCACGAAGCTCcacccctctcttcctccccctctcccccttcaCCCCCTTCATTTTGGATGGAAAGAAGATATTAGTGATAATAAtaacgatgatgatgatgatactgtACCAGGGAGAATAGAAACAAACGATTGGCTCACGAATCCAAGATTTtaacaaagagagaaacttAAAGAGCGGCCCCCTCtacagttgtgttttcagtatGCTGTCATTAATGCTGTGCTTCTGGGGAAAAACAACACGTACAACTATGatgatctgttttctttctttttttgtttattacatGTTTGAAAACGAGATAATAAAACTACCAACGTGGACCAAATGTGCCATATTCTGATCCTTTTACAACATGTACAACGCGcaaggttttttctttttgttttgtttttttcttttttctgtttttttttttttttttagaccaGCACTATAACCCTACCTACCTGACATCCACCACCACTCATCACATCTCAtggcatacagtatgtgcttttttctgttgcaagataattttaaaaaaggagaaaaaaaaaggaaaaaaaagtttgcttCAAGTAGTACAGCTGTCAGTTTTagctgtccaggctgcagccgGTGGTCATCTCAGCAAGTATATTACTGTAATTTGAATAAAGACAACAGACgtatgaaataaaatgtcctATTGACAAACTACTGTGCTGCCTCAGTGTCATTTCTTCAGACTGTTTTCTGTTAAACCtggtttgattaaaaaatagGGTCAGTTTAAGTCTTAAACTCTGAATTTAACATCCTTTGAAAGTCATATTAATAAATCTGAATTAATTTACAAATATCTCTCGCCTGCAGAAAACATAAACACCAGTTCTATTTATATGTTCTATCATTTTCCCTTCAGAATTTAAGTTCCTCGtatttttaaacttatttttttcaattaatttaaCTTCAAACGTGTGATTTTACCTGATAATTGACATTAATTTAATGCGGTGTAGTTGTCAAAGTGACCGCTAGATGGCAGTGTCTGAAAAGGTTCACTAAAACGCGACGGACGATCTCGTTCTTTACCTCAACAATCGCGAGAGTTCCCGGGAAGCGCACAACAAACCAATCTCCGTGTTAGCTTGCTAGCAGCTTCTCCCTGATGATCTACCGTCAGCTGATAAAGAGGTCGGTGTTTTCTGCTTTAATATCTGTTCAGTGTCTCTCAGTTTAATGTTTAACTCCTGGAAGAAAGTCAGAGCTCATCTGTTGGTTTTCTGGCTAGTTAGCTGCGTTTAGCTCGTTAGCTAACTAGCCTAATAGGCTAAAAACATTAGCTACCGGTAGAACTTTAACCGAAGGCTGCTGAGATAAAAGAACAGAAGCGACCGTTGTTAAACTGTGTCAGTCAAATCATCTGATAGCTCATGCTAATATTGTATAATTACGTGTTTATCGTGTATTTGTCTGACTGACATGAAGTTTGTGgagtttatttctgtctctgctctcagtgTTTAGCTTTAGCTTGAATACCTGGTTGAATAGTTCTGTGAGGGTGAGACTAAGTTAAATAAACCCTCCTCGTGCAGCTTCACCCTCCTTATATACAGGTTACTTTGTCCTGTATCAGCTGTTAGAAATCCAGATCAGTCCCACTGTGTGTCTCATGTATTACACACATTCAGGTCAGTGAGGATTTTAAAGCTCTTCCTGCAGGTCTGCGGTTATTTTCAGATTCCTCACAGACCATCTGTGTGAGAAACTATTCTGAGGCTGCTCCATAAAAATGACTTGTAATCTGTGCCACTGGTTGAACAGAGACTGTGGAGAACTTTATCACCTGTtcatatacaaatacacatcAGGGATTAAAGAGCAGAACATCAACGTGTGGTACCTGGACAGAAACTAAAGCTAAAGACAGAGCAAACTGTTCTCTACAGCGAGAATCACATCGTGTTCATGTCGCtttatattttcacacaaaataacatgttaactttttgtttgtgaaCAGCGACTGTGTCACGTGAGGGTTcagatatattattatatattattagtCATGTGAGGTCACATCTGATCCACTCAGCTGGGCTGAGTGTGAACCTACAGACGAGCTGGTGTAACtggttcaggtgtttttctcagtgaaatGTGGTGatgaaacactgcagtgtgtgttccacctccacctgtcagACAGCTGATaccatgaggaggaggaggaggggggtggagcAGTCAGTCCTCTGAtcggtctgtctgtctgtatggaGGATGTGGTTCTGCACTGTCAGTCTGGATCAGCAGCCAGGTTCAGCTCCCTGTTAGAGACCACAGAGAAGCTCCTGGAGCCTTTCCCCTGTCGGACTCCTCCGGTCTTCACGCCCTGGTTCCCTGCCGCCGCAGACCTCCGGCTACCCCTCAGACCGGCCAGACCGGCTCCTGTCATCTCCTCCTCGGCCGGTTTACTCGCCTCTGACAGcagagcacacactcacacagctccGACTGAACCACACCTCccagaaaacaaaccacagaaacatgATGTTGACACTGATAAACGCTGCGACCGTCCACACACAGAGACGACGGCACGTCCTGAAGAAACGCTCAGTGTGTCAGAGACTCCAAACCACCTCCTCCCTGCGTCACCGcgtcacagagcagagagacgaGTCACCGACCTGCcgcagaaaaacacagagtcGCCCATCAAACGCTCGTGGAGCGTGTTCACTCAGAGAGGAGTCCTGCTGGACAGCTCCCAGTCTCTGTCCAGACGCTTCCATCACATGGTCTCCGTCCACAGGCTCCACCTCCGACAGAGGGCCAAGTGGGTGATCAGTGAGGACAACTGTGGGACGGCCCAGGACATCGAACAGGTCAGTGGTTCAGGACTGAGTCTGCAGCAGATCAGTGAGGCTGCAGTGTCTCAGCTGATATTATCAGTGTTATTGTTCCTGCTTTAGCTTTTATTTAACTTCCtgtagagggaggagggagacacgcagagacacagagtgaaGACGGACAGATGTGATGTGAATCTGAACCACAGGCTGTTTTAATCATCTGTTAATTATCTGAAACATTCGAcggttccagcttctccagtcAAACACATGAGGCTGTTTGAAGACGTCACTTTGGATCCTGGAAGATTCAGGTTTTATAGATCAAACAACTCATTgattaattacaaaaaataacCAGCAGATTAACtgctaatgaaaacaatcattagtttCAGCACTAAACACGTGAGGATCATTAAACAGTCCATGTTTGACAGAGATCAGCCTGGTGGT is from Lates calcarifer isolate ASB-BC8 linkage group LG13, TLL_Latcal_v3, whole genome shotgun sequence and encodes:
- the zgc:101664 gene encoding shieldin complex subunit 3, with product MEDVVLHCQSGSAARFSSLLETTEKLLEPFPCRTPPVFTPWFPAAADLRLPLRPARPAPVISSSAGLLASDSRAHTHTAPTEPHLPENKPQKHDVDTDKRCDRPHTETTARPEETLSVSETPNHLLPASPRHRAERRVTDLPQKNTESPIKRSWSVFTQRGVLLDSSQSLSRRFHHMVSVHRLHLRQRAKWVISEDNCGTAQDIEQVWRTLSRSVRSSRLPTCNANIQRERAEIWVFCDVLCSEQVGRFLKEELQLSGRISLSVHRLGNVFSM